In Nymphaea colorata isolate Beijing-Zhang1983 chromosome 5, ASM883128v2, whole genome shotgun sequence, one genomic interval encodes:
- the LOC116254949 gene encoding mediator of RNA polymerase II transcription subunit 15a-like isoform X8, with translation MPDYVRKITLKLLPMESKSSNTNPLATNSAAGIQNSQDPAPHSVQQVRNQGPPLPISLPGQAQARQPMLSQNVQNPVASGNVQITSNMSAALPSITGTGTSLPSAVSQGSTLPSMSGIPQNSVNSSMGQGVPQHMFSNAQRQLQARQQSQQVASQQHQQQPQNQQFYHQQLQQQMSKSKMQQQGNIQSSLLQQSHMQQHQPLLQPNQMQPSQPLMQTTQQPSLQSSQVALQQPQASVMQTTQQSGLQHSQQQSLPQSVSPVIQQHQQSMFRHQQSQQSSVQQHPSVIHQHQPQTNQASVLPSQQQQQLMGQTNSSGVQQNQMLGQQNTVPDLQQQQQRMFSQQNLANMQQQQQQQQQQQQQQQQQQQQQQQQQLLGQHGNIPTMHQQSQQLGQQGSISGLQQHPQLLGSQSGTSNLQQHSHPIHQILQHSKSTIQHQQPQQASSTLLQQQAQQSQTQPLQQQMMPQIQNQPTQLQQQIPLQQQPNNLQRELQKRVQTSGGLLQQPGVVDQQKPQFQSQRVLPEASSAPMETTPQAVHATTIDWQEEVYQKIKALKDLYFDELNDLYQKLTLKCQQQDALSQTQMQSDQIDKLRNYRNVLKTTLTYLTIPKNGISPGFKDKIGSFERQILYILNMFKARKPTQNQQGQQQQLPPPSGGQSLSVQQQQQQLPPPSGSQSLSLQQQQHQPQPQISQLQHNDSHANQLHSVNLQNSLNSMQSSTMTTMQHGSMPLGQNAGIPTSQQNMRNVLQSGSHMDPTQANNLGTLQPNTVSSLSQGGGGTLQQNTVNASQQSALGSLPQSSMNAMQQTNVNTQTNANMLQHQQQLKQMQQRHMQQHIIQQQHKQQIMQQTQLQQQYQQQQLHMHQKQQQSAQLQAHQMTQLHQMNDVSELKVKHGVGLKAGLLQQQQQQHSMGQRAAFQQLKTGTSFSVSSPQLLQTASPQISQHSSPQVDPQSLLTVTSAPKVGTPMQAANSPFVVPSPSTPFSHSPLPADTEKPGTSPLSNTGNTVNQQSTALSAQAQSLAIGTPGISPSPLLAEFTTQDGNLGATAALGPSGKSSTNERPFDRLIKAVSSVSSKAFTSSINDITAVMNLTDRMVGSAPGNGARTAVGEDLAATTRCRIQARSLVAQDGNAASRKMKRSTSAMPLNVVSSAGSINNSLSLLTSVESSELESTATSRVKRQKAEVNQILLDEIKDINEKLIDTIIDVSDEDSDLSSATAEGSGGIVIKCSYNAVALSQNMKSQYALAQISPILPLKLLVPSNYPKTSPILLDIRPVDVSMEGEDLSAKAKAKFSLSVRGLPQPMTLGDIARTWDACARKVMEEYAQQTGGGSFSSRYGAWENCVSA, from the exons CACCACATAGTGTGCAGCAAGTGCGGAATCAGGGACCACCTTTGCCTATTTCCTTACCTGGTCAGGCTCAAGCAAGGCAGCCGATGTTGTCCCAGAATGTTCAAAATCCTGTTGCATctggaaatgtacaaattacTTCAAATATGTCTGCTGCATTGCCTTCTATTACAGGAACAGGGACCAGTCTACCCAGTGCTGTGAGCCAGGGTTCTACTTTACCAAGTATGTCTGGTATTCCTCAGAATTCTGTAAATAGTTCTATGGGGCAGGGTGTTCCACAGCACATGTTTTCAAATGCTCAAAGGCAACTCCAAGCAAGGCAGCAGTCACAACAGGTTGCCTCTCAACAGCATCAGCAACAACCACAAAATCAACAATTTTATCATCAGCAGCTACAGCAACAAATGTCGAAATCGAAAATGCAACAACAGGGAAATATCCAGTCATCACTCTTGCAACAGTCACACATGCAACAACATCAACCACTATTGCAACCAAACCAGATGCAACCTTCGCAACCCCTTATGCAGACAACTCAACAGCCTTCTCTTCAGTCAAGCCAGGTAGCTCTTCAGCAACCACAAGCTTCTGTGATGCAGACAACTCAACAGTCTGGCCTGCAACATAGTCAGCAACAATCGTTGCCGCAGTCTGTTTCACCAGTCATTCAGCAACATCAGCAGTCAATGTTCAGACATCAGCAATCACAGCAATCTTCTGTACAGCAACATCCATCTGTAATTCATCAGCATCAGCCTCAAACGAACCAGGCATCTGTGCTGCCAtcacagcagcagcagcaattgATGGGTCAAACAAATTCTTCAGGCGTACAGCAAAATCAGATGCTGGGACAGCAAAATACTGTGCCAGATttgcagcagcaacagcagagGATGTTCAGTCAGCAGAACCTTGCAAAcatgcagcagcagcaacaacaacaacaacaacagcagcaacaacaacaacaacaacaacaacaacaacaacaacaacagttGCTGGGTCAGCATGGTAATATCCCAACCATGCATCAGCAGTCACAGCAATTAGGCCAACAAGGTAGTATTTCAGGGCTTCAGCAACATCCACAATTACTGGGGTCACAGTCCGGCACTTCTAACCTGCAGCAACACTCGCATCCAATTCATCAGATTCTTCAACATTCTAAGTCTACTATTCAGCATCAACAACCTCAGCAGGCTTCCTCAACATTGCTGCAACAGCAGGCTCAGCAGTCACAGACACAACCATTGCAGCAGCAAATGATGCCCCAGATCCAAAATCAGCCTACGCAATTGCAACAGCAGATCCCATTGCAGCAACAACCAAACAATTTACAGAGGGAGCTCCAGAAAAGAGTTCAAACATCAGGTGGCCTATTGCAACAACCAGGTGTAGTTGACCAGCAGAAACCACAGTTTCAGTCACAAAGAGTGTTGCCAGAAGCTTCGTCAG CACCAATGGAAACAACACCTCAGGCAGTGCATGCGACCACAATTGATTGGCAGGAGGAGGTATATCAGAAG ATAAAAGCTTTGAAAGATTTGTACTTTGATGAGCTTAATGATCTATATCAAAAGCTTACCCTAAAATGCCAACAG CAAGATGCTCTTAGCCAGACGCAGATGCAATCAGATCAAATAGATAAGCTGCGGAATTACAGGAATGTACTAAAGACCACTTTAACATATTTGACCATTCCaaaaaatggtatttcaccaGGTTTCAAAGACAAGATAGGCTCGTTTGAGAGGCAGATTCTGTATATCCTTAATATGTTTAAGGCCAGGAAACCTACTCAAAATCAGCAAGGGCAACAGCAGCAGCTTCCACCCCCATCTGGTGGTCAGTCACTATCTgtgcagcagcaacagcagcagcttCCACCACCATCTGGTAGCCAGTCGCTATCcttgcagcagcagcagcaccaaCCACAACCTCAAATCTCCCAGCTACAACACAATGACAGTCATGCTAACCAGTTGCATTCTGTGAATCTACAGAACTCATTAAATTCAATGCAGTCAAGCACTATGACAACCATGCAGCATGGATCCATGCCTTTAGGACAGAATGCTGGGATTCCAACTTCGCAACAGAACATGCGGAATGTGCTGCAATCTGGGTCACATATGGACCCAACGCAAGCAAATAATTTAGGTACCCTGCAACCAAATACAGTGAGTTCTCTTTCACAAGGTGGTGGAGGAACTTTGCAGCAAAATACTGTTAATGCATCTCAACAATCTGCATTGGGTTCCTTGCCACAAAGTAGTATGAATGCCATGCAGCAAACCAATGTTAATACTCAAACAAATGCTAATATGCTACAGCACCAGCAACAGCTTAAGCAAATGCAACAGCGCCATATGCAGCAGCATATTATACAGCAGCAACATAAGCAACAGATTATGCAGCAGACACAGTTGCAGCAGCAATATCAACAACAACAATTACACATGCATCAAAAGCAACAGCAGTCTGCACAACTTCAGGCTCATCAAATGACACAACTTCATCAGATGAATGATGTCAGTGAGCTGAAAGTAAAACATGGGGTTGGTCTTAAAGCTGGActgctgcagcagcagcagcagcagcactcaATGGGTCAGCGTGCAGCATTTCAACAACTTAAGACGGGAACatcattttcagtttcttctcctCAATTACTTCAGACTGCTTCGCCACAGATCTCCCAACATTCTTCACCACAGGTGGATCCACAAAGTTTGCTGACAGTAACATCTGCTCCAAAAGTTGGTACCCCTATGCAAGCCGCTAATTCACCTTTTGTTGTTCCTTCACCCTCCACTCCTTTCTCCCACTCACCTTTACCAGCTGACACTGAAAAGCCTGGAACTTCACCCCTTTCAAACACAGGAAACACTGTGAACCAACAGTCAACTGCTCTATCAGCTCAGGCACAATCTCTTGCAATTGGTACACCTGGAATATCACCCTCGCCTTTGCTTGCAGAATTTACTACTCAGGATGGAAATCTGGGTGCCACTGCAGCGTTAGGTCCAAGTGGCAAATCAAGCACAAATGAGCGGCCCTTTGATCGGTTGATCAAAGCA GTATCATCTGTGTCATCCAAAGCTTTCACATCATCTATCAATGACATAACTGCTGTCATGAATTTGACTGATCGGATGGTAGGATCAGCACCTGGAAATGGAGCTAGGACTGCTGTTGGAGAGGATTTAGCGGCTACAACTAGATGTCGCATTCAAGCAAGGAGTTTGGTTGCACAAGATGGAAATGCTGCATCAAGGAAGATGAAGCGGAGCACAAGTGCAATGCCACTGAATGTTGTGTCATCGGCTGGAAGCATAAACAACAGTCTTTCTCTGCTTACTAGTGTAGAATCATCTGAATTGGAGTCAACTGCGACATCAAGAGTGAAGAGACAAAAAGCTGAG GTTAATCAGATTCTGCTCGATGAAATTAAggatataaatgagaaacttaTTGACACCATCATTGATGTAAGTGATGAAGATAGTGACTTGTCATCTGCCACTGCTGAAGGAAGTGGTGGGATCGTTATCAAGTGCTCCTATAATGCAGTTGCTCTCAGTCAAAATATGAAATCTCAATATGCACTGGCACAAATT TCACCAATTTTACCGTTGAAGTTGCTTGTTCCTTCAAACTACCCCAAGACTTCTCCCATCCTGCTTGACATTCGACCAGTTGATGTGAG TATGGAAGGCGAAGATCTGTCTGCAAAGGCCAAAGCAAAGTTCAGTCTGTCAGTTCGAGGCCTTCCACAACCTATGACTTTGGGAGACATAGCAAGAACATGGGATGCTTGTGCACGCAAGGTAATGGAGGAGTACGCGCAGCAGACTGGTGGTGGCAGCTTCAGCTCAAGATACGGAGCTTGGGAGAACTGTGTGAGTGCATGA
- the LOC116254949 gene encoding mediator of RNA polymerase II transcription subunit 15a-like isoform X4 codes for MEGSGWRSAQGDPGMASGDWRSELSTESRQRIVNKIMDTLKKHLPISGPEGLSELNKIAVRLEEKIYAAATSKPDYVRKITLKLLPMESKSSNTNPLATNSAAGIQNSQDPAPHSVQQVRNQGPPLPISLPGQAQARQPMLSQNVQNPVASGNVQITSNMSAALPSITGTGTSLPSAVSQGSTLPSMSGIPQNSVNSSMGQGVPQHMFSNAQRQLQARQQSQQVASQQHQQQPQNQQFYHQQLQQQMSKSKMQQQGNIQSSLLQQSHMQQHQPLLQPNQMQPSQPLMQTTQQPSLQSSQVALQQPQASVMQTTQQSGLQHSQQQSLPQSVSPVIQQHQQSMFRHQQSQQSSVQQHPSVIHQHQPQTNQASVLPSQQQQQLMGQTNSSGVQQNQMLGQQNTVPDLQQQQQRMFSQQNLANMQQQQQQQQQQQQQQQQQQQQQQQQQLLGQHGNIPTMHQQSQQLGQQGSISGLQQHPQLLGSQSGTSNLQQHSHPIHQILQHSKSTIQHQQPQQASSTLLQQQAQQSQTQPLQQQMMPQIQNQPTQLQQQIPLQQQPNNLQRELQKRVQTSGGLLQQPGVVDQQKPQFQSQRVLPEASSAPMETTPQAVHATTIDWQEEVYQKIKALKDLYFDELNDLYQKLTLKCQQQDALSQTQMQSDQIDKLRNYRNVLKTTLTYLTIPKNGISPGFKDKIGSFERQILYILNMFKARKPTQNQQGQQQQLPPPSGGQSLSVQQQQQQLPPPSGSQSLSLQQQQHQPQPQISQLQHNDSHANQLHSVNLQNSLNSMQSSTMTTMQHGSMPLGQNAGIPTSQQNMRNVLQSGSHMDPTQANNLGTLQPNTVSSLSQGGGGTLQQNTVNASQQSALGSLPQSSMNAMQQTNVNTQTNANMLQHQQQLKQMQQRHMQQHIIQQQHKQQIMQQTQLQQQYQQQQLHMHQKQQQSAQLQAHQMTQLHQMNDVSELKVKHGVGLKAGLLQQQQQQHSMGQRAAFQQLKTGTSFSVSSPQLLQTASPQISQHSSPQVDPQSLLTVTSAPKVGTPMQAANSPFVVPSPSTPFSHSPLPADTEKPGTSPLSNTGNTVNQQSTALSAQAQSLAIGTPGISPSPLLAEFTTQDGNLGATAALGPSGKSSTNERPFDRLIKAVSSVSSKAFTSSINDITAVMNLTDRMVGSAPGNGARTAVGEDLAATTRCRIQARSLVAQDGNAASRKMKRSTSAMPLNVVSSAGSINNSLSLLTSVESSELESTATSRVKRQKAEVNQILLDEIKDINEKLIDTIIDVSDEDSDLSSATAEGSGGIVIKCSYNAVALSQNMKSQYALAQISPILPLKLLVPSNYPKTSPILLDIRPVDVSMEGEDLSAKAKAKFSLSVRGLPQPMTLGDIARTWDACARKVMEEYAQQTGGGSFSSRYGAWENCVSA; via the exons CACCACATAGTGTGCAGCAAGTGCGGAATCAGGGACCACCTTTGCCTATTTCCTTACCTGGTCAGGCTCAAGCAAGGCAGCCGATGTTGTCCCAGAATGTTCAAAATCCTGTTGCATctggaaatgtacaaattacTTCAAATATGTCTGCTGCATTGCCTTCTATTACAGGAACAGGGACCAGTCTACCCAGTGCTGTGAGCCAGGGTTCTACTTTACCAAGTATGTCTGGTATTCCTCAGAATTCTGTAAATAGTTCTATGGGGCAGGGTGTTCCACAGCACATGTTTTCAAATGCTCAAAGGCAACTCCAAGCAAGGCAGCAGTCACAACAGGTTGCCTCTCAACAGCATCAGCAACAACCACAAAATCAACAATTTTATCATCAGCAGCTACAGCAACAAATGTCGAAATCGAAAATGCAACAACAGGGAAATATCCAGTCATCACTCTTGCAACAGTCACACATGCAACAACATCAACCACTATTGCAACCAAACCAGATGCAACCTTCGCAACCCCTTATGCAGACAACTCAACAGCCTTCTCTTCAGTCAAGCCAGGTAGCTCTTCAGCAACCACAAGCTTCTGTGATGCAGACAACTCAACAGTCTGGCCTGCAACATAGTCAGCAACAATCGTTGCCGCAGTCTGTTTCACCAGTCATTCAGCAACATCAGCAGTCAATGTTCAGACATCAGCAATCACAGCAATCTTCTGTACAGCAACATCCATCTGTAATTCATCAGCATCAGCCTCAAACGAACCAGGCATCTGTGCTGCCAtcacagcagcagcagcaattgATGGGTCAAACAAATTCTTCAGGCGTACAGCAAAATCAGATGCTGGGACAGCAAAATACTGTGCCAGATttgcagcagcaacagcagagGATGTTCAGTCAGCAGAACCTTGCAAAcatgcagcagcagcaacaacaacaacaacaacagcagcaacaacaacaacaacaacaacaacaacaacaacaacaacagttGCTGGGTCAGCATGGTAATATCCCAACCATGCATCAGCAGTCACAGCAATTAGGCCAACAAGGTAGTATTTCAGGGCTTCAGCAACATCCACAATTACTGGGGTCACAGTCCGGCACTTCTAACCTGCAGCAACACTCGCATCCAATTCATCAGATTCTTCAACATTCTAAGTCTACTATTCAGCATCAACAACCTCAGCAGGCTTCCTCAACATTGCTGCAACAGCAGGCTCAGCAGTCACAGACACAACCATTGCAGCAGCAAATGATGCCCCAGATCCAAAATCAGCCTACGCAATTGCAACAGCAGATCCCATTGCAGCAACAACCAAACAATTTACAGAGGGAGCTCCAGAAAAGAGTTCAAACATCAGGTGGCCTATTGCAACAACCAGGTGTAGTTGACCAGCAGAAACCACAGTTTCAGTCACAAAGAGTGTTGCCAGAAGCTTCGTCAG CACCAATGGAAACAACACCTCAGGCAGTGCATGCGACCACAATTGATTGGCAGGAGGAGGTATATCAGAAG ATAAAAGCTTTGAAAGATTTGTACTTTGATGAGCTTAATGATCTATATCAAAAGCTTACCCTAAAATGCCAACAG CAAGATGCTCTTAGCCAGACGCAGATGCAATCAGATCAAATAGATAAGCTGCGGAATTACAGGAATGTACTAAAGACCACTTTAACATATTTGACCATTCCaaaaaatggtatttcaccaGGTTTCAAAGACAAGATAGGCTCGTTTGAGAGGCAGATTCTGTATATCCTTAATATGTTTAAGGCCAGGAAACCTACTCAAAATCAGCAAGGGCAACAGCAGCAGCTTCCACCCCCATCTGGTGGTCAGTCACTATCTgtgcagcagcaacagcagcagcttCCACCACCATCTGGTAGCCAGTCGCTATCcttgcagcagcagcagcaccaaCCACAACCTCAAATCTCCCAGCTACAACACAATGACAGTCATGCTAACCAGTTGCATTCTGTGAATCTACAGAACTCATTAAATTCAATGCAGTCAAGCACTATGACAACCATGCAGCATGGATCCATGCCTTTAGGACAGAATGCTGGGATTCCAACTTCGCAACAGAACATGCGGAATGTGCTGCAATCTGGGTCACATATGGACCCAACGCAAGCAAATAATTTAGGTACCCTGCAACCAAATACAGTGAGTTCTCTTTCACAAGGTGGTGGAGGAACTTTGCAGCAAAATACTGTTAATGCATCTCAACAATCTGCATTGGGTTCCTTGCCACAAAGTAGTATGAATGCCATGCAGCAAACCAATGTTAATACTCAAACAAATGCTAATATGCTACAGCACCAGCAACAGCTTAAGCAAATGCAACAGCGCCATATGCAGCAGCATATTATACAGCAGCAACATAAGCAACAGATTATGCAGCAGACACAGTTGCAGCAGCAATATCAACAACAACAATTACACATGCATCAAAAGCAACAGCAGTCTGCACAACTTCAGGCTCATCAAATGACACAACTTCATCAGATGAATGATGTCAGTGAGCTGAAAGTAAAACATGGGGTTGGTCTTAAAGCTGGActgctgcagcagcagcagcagcagcactcaATGGGTCAGCGTGCAGCATTTCAACAACTTAAGACGGGAACatcattttcagtttcttctcctCAATTACTTCAGACTGCTTCGCCACAGATCTCCCAACATTCTTCACCACAGGTGGATCCACAAAGTTTGCTGACAGTAACATCTGCTCCAAAAGTTGGTACCCCTATGCAAGCCGCTAATTCACCTTTTGTTGTTCCTTCACCCTCCACTCCTTTCTCCCACTCACCTTTACCAGCTGACACTGAAAAGCCTGGAACTTCACCCCTTTCAAACACAGGAAACACTGTGAACCAACAGTCAACTGCTCTATCAGCTCAGGCACAATCTCTTGCAATTGGTACACCTGGAATATCACCCTCGCCTTTGCTTGCAGAATTTACTACTCAGGATGGAAATCTGGGTGCCACTGCAGCGTTAGGTCCAAGTGGCAAATCAAGCACAAATGAGCGGCCCTTTGATCGGTTGATCAAAGCA GTATCATCTGTGTCATCCAAAGCTTTCACATCATCTATCAATGACATAACTGCTGTCATGAATTTGACTGATCGGATGGTAGGATCAGCACCTGGAAATGGAGCTAGGACTGCTGTTGGAGAGGATTTAGCGGCTACAACTAGATGTCGCATTCAAGCAAGGAGTTTGGTTGCACAAGATGGAAATGCTGCATCAAGGAAGATGAAGCGGAGCACAAGTGCAATGCCACTGAATGTTGTGTCATCGGCTGGAAGCATAAACAACAGTCTTTCTCTGCTTACTAGTGTAGAATCATCTGAATTGGAGTCAACTGCGACATCAAGAGTGAAGAGACAAAAAGCTGAG GTTAATCAGATTCTGCTCGATGAAATTAAggatataaatgagaaacttaTTGACACCATCATTGATGTAAGTGATGAAGATAGTGACTTGTCATCTGCCACTGCTGAAGGAAGTGGTGGGATCGTTATCAAGTGCTCCTATAATGCAGTTGCTCTCAGTCAAAATATGAAATCTCAATATGCACTGGCACAAATT TCACCAATTTTACCGTTGAAGTTGCTTGTTCCTTCAAACTACCCCAAGACTTCTCCCATCCTGCTTGACATTCGACCAGTTGATGTGAG TATGGAAGGCGAAGATCTGTCTGCAAAGGCCAAAGCAAAGTTCAGTCTGTCAGTTCGAGGCCTTCCACAACCTATGACTTTGGGAGACATAGCAAGAACATGGGATGCTTGTGCACGCAAGGTAATGGAGGAGTACGCGCAGCAGACTGGTGGTGGCAGCTTCAGCTCAAGATACGGAGCTTGGGAGAACTGTGTGAGTGCATGA